A region of Ficedula albicollis isolate OC2 chromosome 10, FicAlb1.5, whole genome shotgun sequence DNA encodes the following proteins:
- the NOX5 gene encoding NADPH oxidase 5 — protein sequence MGAAADAEWLRWVSKQFGNVAGKEKEISLEEFKSALQVKESFFAERFFALFDSDGSGSVSREELLGSLHRLLCGNSTEKLRFLFQVYDVDGSGSIDAEELLLVLRGCLRESSLALPEERLGALSQALLQALDRDHSGSITFPELREQLEAFPELLENLSISAASWLKPPSPSPAEHWLCCFSRESCRDQRAGLCCFSRESCRDQRAGLCCLGGWVAISALLLALGALGHRERGPALALARGCGQSLNFNCALLAVSAPRHRGDTGGTRWEGAGRAGRVPGALLAHFPFPLELLWCCAAPSPGCAALRWPRCSRWSWTCPLELHLRGHERVAHLVLALATAHAGAHLAHVGGLRRARPGAGGVAGTAPQTGLALLALLLAMLVCSSPCVRRGGHFEVFYWSHLSYISVWFLLLLHGPHFWKWFLIPGSLFFLEKVLGWVWRRAGDLHILEAKLLPSKVTHLVIQRPKSFRFQPGDYVYLNIPAIAAYEWHPFSISSAPEQPETLWLHIRARGQWTTKLYEYFQQLESHGPELNPPGKSQHWEQEGSVASGRDGAVELTAFRASGAAFPGKDLEQGGSGPGETPRSCSVKCFLDGPYGTPSHRIFTSEHAVLIGAGIGITPFASILQSIVFRYRRRKQSCPSCHFSWSEEQRDEEMTLRKVDFIWITRDQQHLQWFLGLLAKLESEQAELEPGGNFLELHLYMTSALGKGDVKALGLQLALDLLAAQEKRDSIRDFISGLRSRTQPGRPDWAKVFGKVAAERRGKVQVFFCGSAALAKVIQGHCRSFGFRFSKENF from the exons ATGGGAGCGGCGGCGGACGCGGAGTGGCTGCGCTGGGTGAGCAAACAGTTCGGGAATGTcgctgggaaggagaaggaaatcaGCCTGGAAGAGTTCAAATCCGCCCTGCAGGTCAAGGAG TCCTTTTTTGCCGAGAGGTTTTTCGCGCTCTTCGATTCCGACGGGAgcggctccg TGAGccgggaggagctgctgggatctCTGCACCGGCTGCTCTGCGGGAATTCCACGGAAAAACTCCGCTTCCTCTTCCAGGTGTACGATGTGGACg GCAGTGGCTCCATCGACGccgaggagctgctgctggtgctccgGGGCTGTCTCCGGGAGAGCTCCCTGGCCCTTCCCGAGGAGCGGCTCGGAGCCCTGagccaggccctgctccaggccttgGACCGGGACCACAGCGGCTCCATCACCTTCCCCGAGCTCCGGGAGCAGCTGGAAGCgttcccagagctcctggagaaCCTGAGCATCAG TGCCGCCAGCTGGCTGAAGcctcccagtcccagtcccgctgagcactggctgtgctgcttttcccgGGAATCCTGCCGGGATCAGCGGGCcgggctgtgctgcttttcccgGGAATCCTGCCGGGATCAGCGGGccgggctgtgctgcctggggggCTGGGTCGCCATCTCGGCGCTCCTGCTCGCCCTGGGGGCCCTGGGGCACCGCGAGCGCGGCCCCGCCCTGGCGCTGGCCCGGGGCTGCGGGCAGAGCCTCAACTTCAACTGCGCCCTGCTGGCCGTGAGTGCCCCGCGACACCGGGGGGACACCGGGGGGACACGGTGGGAGGGAGCCGGGAGGGCCGGGAGGGTCCCGGGGGCCCTGCTGGCC CATTTCCCGTTCCCCCTGGAACT gctctggTGCTGCGCCgctccctcacctggctgcGCCGCTCTCCGCTGGCCGCGCTGTTCCCGCTGGAGCTGGACCTGCCCGCTGGAGCTGCACCTGCGGGGCCACGAGCGCGTGGCGCACCTGGTGCTGGCCCTGGCGACCGCGCACGCgggggcacacctggcacacgTGG ggggcctgcgGCGGGCACGGCCGGGGGCGGGCGGCGTGGCCGGCACCGCCCCGCAGAccgggctggccctgctggccctgctcctggccatgctcgtctgctccagcccctgcgTGCGGCGCGGCGGCCACTTCGAG gttTTTTACTGGAGCCACCTCTCCTACATCTCCGTGtggttcctgctgctcctgcacggTCCCCACTTCTGGAAGTGGTTCCTGATTCCTGGCtccttgtttttcctggagAAGGTTCTGGGCTGGGTGTGGCGCCGGGCGGGGGATCTGCACATCCTGGAGGCCAAGCTGCTGCCCTCCAAG GTGACCCACCTGGTGATCCAGAGGCCGAAATCCTTCCGCTTCCAGCCGGGGGATTACGTCTACCTGAACATCCCGGCCATCGCCGCCTACGAGTGGCACCCCTTCTCCATCAGCAGCGCCCCGGAGCAGCCAG AAACCCTCTGGCTGCACATCCGGGCGCGGGGCCAATGGACCACCAAGCTCTACGAgtatttccagcagctggaatcGCACGGCCCAGAGCTGAATCCACCTGGGAAGagccagcactgggaacag GAAGGATCCGTGGCCTccggcagggatggagcagtggAGCTGACGGCATTCCGagcctctggagctgctttccCAGGAAAAGACCTGGAGCAGGGG GGCTCCGGGCCTGGGGAGACCCCACGGAGCTGCAGCGTCAAG TGTTTCCTGGACGGTCCCTACGGAACTCCGAGCCATCGGATCTTCACCTCGGAGCACGCCGTGCTCATCGGAGCCGGCATCGGCATCACGCCCTTCGCCTCCATCCTGCAGAGCATCGTGTTCCG GTACCGGCGGCggaagcagagctgccccagctgccatTTCTCCTGGAGCGAGGAACAGCGGGATGAGGAGATGACGCTCCGGAAG GTGGATTTCATCTGGATCACACGGGatcagcagcacctgcagtggTTCCTCGGCCTCCTGGCCAAGCTGGAGTcggagcaggcagagctggagccgGGAG ggaatttcCTGGAGCTGCACCTGTACATGACCTCGGCGCTGGGCAAGGGGGACGTGaaggctctggggctgcagctggcccTGGACCTGCTGGCAGCGCAGGAAAAGCGGGATTCCATC CGGGATTTCATCTCCGGGCTGCGCAGCCGCACCCAGCCCGGCCGCCCCGACTGGGCCAAG GTGTTCGGGAAGGTGGCGGCCGAGCGGCGCGGGAAGGTCCAGGTGTTCTTCTGCGGCTCCGCGGCGCTGGCCAAGGTCATCCAGGGGCACTGCCGGAGCTTCGGCTTCCGCTTCTCCAAGGAAAACTTCTGA
- the GLCE gene encoding D-glucuronyl C5-epimerase → MLTGSSASAVWKVGFAGQSWVRLSSKALLVLCSLLALLSLLLWTRCSHHSQIPPNPPERRGNAAGIPDSEEASPQDQPKAAGIPGMPGKAAPRYEEIDCVINEEHTVKGRREGSEVFLPFSWVEKYFQVYGRIAQSDGNERFEFSHSYSKVYAQRAPYRPDGVFMSFEGYNVELRDRVKCISGVEGVPLSTQWGPQGYFYPIQIAQYGLSHYSKNLTEKAPRVEVYETAGDGSGAGGGGGGGGGGGEWTVPKGCSLATVWDKSRLTGVKQFSCPESSEGVSLELNNGRDFIISFDLKLLSNGSVSVVLETTERNQLFTVHYVSSTQLIALRDRDIFYGIGARSSWSTLTRDLLTDLRKGVGLSNTKAVKQTKIMPKRVLRLVAKGRGLLDNVTVSATAHMAAFFAASRWLLRNQDERGGWPIMVTRKLGEGFKSLDPGWYSAMAQGQAMSTLVRAYQLTKEPAFLGAALRATAPFKLPAEQRGVKAVFMNRHDWYEEYPTSPSSFVLNGFMYSLIGLYDLKETAGEKLGKEARLLYERGMESLKAMLPLFDTGSGSVYDLRHFMLGTAPNLARWDYHTTHINQLQLLSSIDDAPLFKDFLKRWKSYLRGGRAKHN, encoded by the exons atgctGACAGGGTCAAGTGCATCAGCGGTGTGGAAGGTGGGGTTTGCTGGGCAATCCTGGGTCCGCCTCAGCTCCAAGGCTCTCCTGgttctctgctccctcctggctctgctctcgCTGCTGCTCTGGACCCGCTGCTCCcaccattcccaaatcccaccaaACCCCCCGGAACGCCGCGGGAACGCCGCCGGGATCCCCGACAGCGAGGAAGCCTCGCCCCAGGATCAGCCCAAAGCTGCGGGAATTCCGGGAATGCCGGGAAAGGCGGCGCCCCGGTACGAGGAGATCGACTGCGTCATCAACGAGGAGCACACGGTGAAGGGGCGCCGCGAGGGCAGCGAGGTGTTCCTGCCCTTCAGCTGGGTGGAGAAATATTTCCAGGTGTACGGCCGGATCGCCCAGTCCGACGGGAATGAGCGCTTCGAGTTCTCCCACAGTTATTCCAAGGTTTACGCCCAGCGCGCTCCGTACCGGCCCGACGGCGTCTTCATGTCCTTCGAGGGGTACAACGTGGAGCTGCGCGACAGGGTCAAGTGCATCAGCGGCGTGGAAG GAGTTCCTCTCTCCACTCAGTGGGGCCCTCAGGGCTACTTCTACCCCATCCAGATCGCCCAGTACGGGCTGAGCCACTACAGCAAGAACCTGACGGAGAAGGCGCCGCGCGTGGAGGTGTACGAGACGGCGGGGGACGGcagcggggcgggggggggggggggggggggggg GGGGGGCGGGGAGTGGACGGTGCCCAAGGGCTGCTCCCTCGCCACCGTCTGGGACAAGTCCCGCCTCACCGGCGTCAAGCAGTTCTCCTGCCCAG AAAGCTCCGAGGGCGTTTCCCTGGAGCTCAACAACGGCCGGGATTTCATCATCTCCTTCGACCTGAAGCTGCTGAGCAACGGCAGCGTGTCGGTGGTGCTGGAGACCACGGAGAGGAACCAGCTCTTCACGGTGCACTACGTGTCCAGCACGCAGCTCATCGCCCTCCGCGACCGCGACATCTTCTACGGCATCGGCGCGCGCAGCAGCTGGAGCACGCTGACCCGCGACCTGCTGACGGATCTGCGCAAGGGCGTGGGGCTCTCCAACACCAAGGCCGTCAAGCAAACCAAGATCATGCCCAAGAGGGTGCTGCGCTTGGTGGCCAAAGGCCGCGGCTTGCTGGACAACGTCACCGTCTCGGCCACCGCGCACATGGCCGCCTTCTTCGCCGCCAGCCGCTGGCTGCTGCGCAACCAGGACGAGCGCGGCGGCTGGCCCATCATGGTCACCAGGAAGCTGGGGGAAGGCTTCAAATCCTTGGATCCGGGCTGGTACTCGGCCATGGCGCAAGGCCAGGCCATGTCCACGCTGGTCAGGGCTTACCAGCTGACCAAGGAGCCGGCGTTCCTGGGCGCGGCGCTGCGGGCCACGGCGCCCTTCAAGCTGCCGGCGGAGCAGCGCGGGGTCAAGGCGGTGTTCATGAACCGGCACGATTGGTACGAGGAGTACCCCACCTCGCCCAGCTCCTTCGTGCTCAACGGCTTCATGTACTCCTTGATCGGCCTCTACGACCTGAAGGAGACGGCGGGCGAGAAGCTGGGCAAGGAGGCGCGGCTGCTCTACGAGCGCGGCATGGAGTCGCTCAAGGCCATGCTGCCGCTCTTCGACACCGGCTCGGGCAGCGTCTACGACCTGCGGCACTTCATGCTGGGCACGGCGCCCAACCTGGCGCGCTGGGACTACCACACCACGCACATcaaccagctgcagctgctcagctccatcGACGACGCGCCGCTCTTCAAGGACTTCCTCAAGAGGTGGAAGAGTTACCTGCGGGGAGGCCGGGCTAAGCACaactga